Proteins found in one uncultured Desulfuromonas sp. genomic segment:
- a CDS encoding DUF4212 domain-containing protein, whose amino-acid sequence MNKDLNINFFKPVGDFMKKDVAMKKKLLIIWFVATYGFLFLLKLVADPGKTVELTLNTGEKITQVSGVSFLTETQFLGFPFHYWYSGQFLIVLFIFLCFVYCKFIDKLESEYDK is encoded by the coding sequence ATGAATAAAGATCTCAATATTAATTTCTTTAAGCCCGTCGGCGACTTTATGAAAAAAGACGTGGCGATGAAAAAAAAGCTACTCATCATCTGGTTTGTAGCGACTTACGGTTTTCTCTTTCTTTTGAAGCTTGTTGCTGATCCCGGTAAAACGGTTGAGCTGACATTGAATACCGGTGAAAAAATCACTCAGGTATCCGGTGTGAGTTTCCTCACCGAAACACAGTTCCTCGGCTTCCCGTTTCACTACTGGTATTCAGGGCAGTTCCTGATCGTACTGTTTATTTTCCTGTGCTTCGTGTACTGCAAGTTTATCGACAAGCTTGAGTCGGAATACGACAAATAA
- a CDS encoding ABC transporter ATP-binding protein, with translation MAATGEVIRLQSARRSYDVGDSVVHALNGIDWSVMSGSSWAILGASGSGKSTLLNILGCLDRLTEGNYLLLGQNIQHLDDDQLSDLRLKNFGFIFQSFNLINQLTVVENVEMPLYYAGVEPALARRRARELTARVGLDARETHRPAQLSGGQQQRVAIARALANDPPVLLADEPTGNLDSTTGGQILELLHELSDQGKTLITVTHDHEIARQMDEQLYLSDGRVVSAEGGDD, from the coding sequence ATGGCGGCAACCGGGGAAGTGATTCGTCTTCAGTCCGCTCGGCGTAGCTACGACGTGGGGGACAGTGTTGTCCACGCTCTCAACGGCATCGATTGGTCGGTGATGTCCGGCTCGTCCTGGGCCATCCTTGGTGCCAGTGGCTCGGGGAAAAGTACTCTGCTCAATATCCTCGGCTGTCTCGATCGCCTGACCGAGGGCAATTATCTGTTGCTCGGCCAGAATATTCAGCACCTTGATGACGATCAACTCAGTGATTTGCGGCTGAAAAATTTCGGTTTTATTTTTCAAAGCTTCAATCTGATCAACCAGTTGACGGTGGTGGAAAATGTTGAGATGCCTCTCTACTATGCCGGCGTTGAACCGGCTTTGGCCCGCCGTCGGGCGCGGGAATTGACCGCCCGGGTTGGCTTGGATGCGCGCGAGACCCATCGTCCGGCGCAACTGTCGGGAGGTCAGCAACAGCGCGTGGCCATTGCCCGGGCTCTGGCCAATGACCCTCCCGTGCTGCTGGCGGACGAGCCGACCGGCAATCTTGATTCGACCACCGGCGGCCAGATTCTCGAACTGCTCCACGAACTTTCCGATCAGGGCAAAACCCTGATTACAGTCACCCACGATCACGAAATCGCCCGGCAGATGGATGAGCAACTTTATCTTTCGGATGGCCGGGTGGTCAGTGCGGAGGGTGGCGATGACTAA
- a CDS encoding TIGR04442 family protein, protein MHQELRLHGHIDDSIEYYVTVAAHQAEGCHFYERDDEELRIFSPGNEVRLDRTGLRHWGNGGTFCEYMYGIDQPLPDLLKREVKNRLVMYGASYRDNGELEFSDDTSERIPYDTIFEEGHAISNCFFFVTGSIYGALKTQQEGLLCLLGKVLKRTPYVAANDDARLVDELFGLLGHKSHFYLIRLLNKKHQAYAELFRNLYFKYRTIPDEEYENLTVLAQRLGISERQQKRIRIAVMYAHRDNRMVVDEYRDILVDCHLRGTISRQENARLTRLKTLATRNKIPPALFDPLEENLKYDKLVDQEQDYIAETREILSGLLLNRLRLDQAITRDDMVRLLEAKRLAMNNRDYLFDQILLETSKACDEMVFAGADVASVEKLSSIIDYFEHYERSVTEINNLAFMVGVRIEEPILRGLLRSCKALDRLEQGLFERLLFKDLLSNKFLGFYGRRKVLILRQALRQGWSVDAMINALQNISRDEDLYGRLLGLVKEQLRIKYARAVTWKDRSALRDEVAAILACRDGEETPFPEQIFYDVMVNVEKEFFYLQELLPRIIRNSDIELREDFLINSGLDRFYIEELESSYLLRHGLDERVLAEVRKGTDGRN, encoded by the coding sequence ATGCATCAGGAATTACGACTTCACGGCCATATTGACGACAGTATTGAATATTATGTCACTGTGGCTGCACATCAAGCCGAAGGGTGTCACTTTTACGAGCGTGACGATGAGGAACTGCGCATTTTTTCGCCCGGCAATGAGGTGCGCCTTGATCGCACCGGGTTGCGCCATTGGGGAAATGGCGGGACCTTTTGTGAATACATGTACGGCATTGATCAACCGCTGCCGGACCTGCTCAAACGAGAAGTCAAAAACCGTCTGGTGATGTATGGAGCCAGTTATCGGGATAACGGTGAGCTGGAGTTCAGCGACGACACCTCGGAGCGGATCCCCTACGATACGATTTTCGAAGAGGGGCACGCGATCAGCAATTGCTTTTTCTTTGTGACCGGCTCCATCTATGGGGCGTTAAAAACTCAGCAAGAAGGTTTGCTGTGCCTTTTGGGTAAGGTGCTCAAGCGCACACCCTATGTGGCTGCCAACGATGATGCCAGGCTGGTGGATGAACTGTTTGGACTGTTGGGGCATAAGAGCCATTTTTATTTGATCCGCCTTCTGAACAAAAAGCACCAGGCTTATGCCGAGTTGTTCCGTAATCTGTATTTCAAATATCGAACAATCCCCGATGAAGAATACGAGAATCTTACGGTACTCGCCCAGCGACTTGGTATCAGTGAGCGGCAGCAGAAGCGCATCCGTATTGCTGTCATGTATGCCCACCGTGATAACCGCATGGTGGTTGACGAATACCGGGATATCCTGGTGGATTGCCATCTGCGCGGCACCATCAGTCGGCAGGAGAACGCGCGACTGACCCGCTTGAAAACCCTGGCAACGCGCAACAAAATTCCCCCGGCGTTGTTCGATCCGTTGGAAGAGAACCTTAAATACGACAAACTGGTGGATCAGGAACAGGATTACATCGCCGAAACGCGCGAGATCCTTTCCGGGCTGTTGCTCAATCGGTTGCGCCTGGATCAGGCGATCACGCGTGACGACATGGTGCGTCTGCTTGAAGCCAAGCGCCTAGCCATGAATAATCGTGATTACCTGTTTGACCAGATCCTGCTGGAAACCAGCAAAGCCTGCGACGAGATGGTTTTTGCCGGAGCTGATGTCGCCTCGGTGGAAAAACTGTCGTCCATTATCGATTATTTTGAGCACTATGAGCGCAGCGTCACCGAGATCAACAACCTGGCCTTTATGGTTGGGGTACGGATAGAAGAACCGATCTTGCGTGGTTTACTGCGCAGCTGTAAAGCATTGGACCGACTGGAGCAGGGCTTGTTTGAGCGCCTGTTGTTCAAAGATCTGCTCAGCAATAAATTTCTGGGTTTTTACGGACGGCGCAAAGTTTTGATCTTGCGCCAGGCGCTTCGCCAAGGGTGGAGCGTTGATGCCATGATTAACGCGCTCCAGAATATTTCGCGTGATGAGGATCTCTATGGCCGTCTGTTGGGGCTTGTCAAGGAGCAGTTACGGATCAAATATGCCCGAGCCGTGACCTGGAAGGATCGCTCGGCTCTTCGCGATGAGGTCGCGGCAATTCTTGCGTGCCGGGACGGTGAAGAAACACCGTTCCCCGAGCAGATTTTTTATGATGTCATGGTGAATGTTGAGAAAGAGTTTTTTTATCTCCAGGAGCTGTTGCCGCGCATTATTCGTAACAGTGATATTGAACTGCGTGAAGATTTTCTGATCAACAGTGGCTTGGATCGTTTTTATATTGAAGAGCTGGAGAGCAGCTATTTGTTGCGCCATGGGCTGGATGAGCGGGTTTTGGCTGAAGTCAGGAAAGGTACTGACGGGCGGAACTAG
- a CDS encoding GPMC system MBL fold metallohydrolase, which translates to MAVEPLTITILGSGTSSGVPVIGCDCPVCRSAHERNKRMRCSALLAWGEFRVLIDTATDLRQQTLVYQMKRVDAVLYTHCHADHVNGIDDLRCFNALSGKDIPVYGASWVLAQLQRSFSYVFNQQGNGFRPRLSPRVVSGPFELFGRQVVPVTLRHGNDDVIGYRIGPLAYLTDCSEIPQPAREQLQGLDVLVIDGLRFRHHPTHFTIADAIEMAQLLQAKRVILTHLSHDVEYVRDSSQLPEHVEFAYDGLSVTLGSE; encoded by the coding sequence ATGGCTGTAGAGCCTCTAACCATAACGATCCTTGGGTCCGGCACCAGCAGTGGCGTCCCGGTGATTGGCTGCGACTGCCCGGTGTGCCGATCGGCTCATGAACGCAATAAGCGGATGCGTTGCAGTGCTTTGTTGGCTTGGGGAGAGTTTCGTGTTTTGATTGATACGGCAACGGACTTGCGTCAGCAGACTTTGGTCTATCAGATGAAGCGGGTGGATGCGGTTCTCTATACCCATTGTCATGCCGACCATGTTAACGGCATCGATGACTTACGTTGTTTTAATGCCTTGTCGGGAAAAGACATTCCCGTGTACGGGGCGTCGTGGGTGCTGGCTCAATTGCAACGCAGTTTTTCCTATGTTTTCAACCAGCAAGGCAACGGATTCCGACCCCGTTTGTCTCCCAGAGTTGTCTCCGGACCGTTTGAGTTGTTCGGTCGCCAAGTGGTGCCGGTGACGTTACGACACGGCAACGATGATGTCATTGGTTATCGAATTGGACCGTTGGCTTACCTGACGGATTGCAGTGAAATTCCGCAACCGGCTCGGGAACAACTGCAGGGACTTGATGTGTTGGTGATTGACGGTTTGCGCTTTCGTCATCATCCGACCCATTTCACGATTGCAGACGCGATAGAAATGGCACAACTGCTGCAAGCAAAACGGGTGATCTTGACACATCTGAGTCACGATGTGGAGTATGTTCGTGACAGCAGTCAATTGCCCGAACATGTTGAATTTGCCTATGACGGGTTGTCTGTTACCCTTGGATCAGAGTGA
- a CDS encoding ABC transporter permease, which translates to MTKSNIVRDIRLGVNNLMLHGLRSLLTMLGMVFGVASVIAMLAVGSGAGQETLQQIRELGSDVIIMNSVKPVAQDKQQQTTNILSVYGLTYRDVSHLRRTIPDIEMVVPVKIRREQVLMGSQAIAVRMVGTTPEWFSLVKRPLLAGRRLSPLDEQRRSAVAVITEKLARELFSLQSVLGSFVRVGGDSYQVVGVVQSAEVVGGEVQSLDENHDIYVPMASFRERQGDVLVKRSIGSRIIERVELHQVLVRMTSEKVVEKTASSLQRMVDYFHKKEDVTLQVPLALLRQAEKTQRRFNIVLGAIAGISLLVGGIGIMNIMLASVTERTREIGIRRAIGARRHQIVLQFLIETVVLSCCGGALGIALGLFLPWIITRLTGLSTVVTSTSLILSLLISVTVGIVFGLYPAIRASRLDPIVALRHE; encoded by the coding sequence ATGACTAAATCGAACATCGTGCGTGACATCCGTTTGGGGGTCAACAACCTGATGCTGCATGGTCTGCGTTCGCTGCTGACCATGCTCGGCATGGTGTTTGGTGTCGCCAGCGTCATTGCCATGTTGGCCGTGGGCAGCGGTGCCGGACAGGAAACCTTGCAGCAGATTCGTGAACTGGGCAGTGATGTGATCATCATGAATTCGGTGAAACCCGTTGCTCAGGATAAACAACAGCAGACGACGAATATTCTCAGTGTCTATGGTCTGACCTATCGCGATGTCAGCCACTTGCGGCGCACCATTCCCGACATCGAGATGGTGGTGCCGGTAAAGATACGTCGTGAACAGGTGCTGATGGGGTCGCAGGCCATTGCCGTGCGTATGGTTGGCACCACCCCGGAATGGTTCAGTCTGGTGAAGCGGCCTTTGCTGGCCGGACGTCGCCTCAGTCCTCTTGACGAACAGCGCCGCAGTGCCGTGGCGGTGATCACTGAAAAGCTGGCACGTGAGCTGTTTTCTCTGCAATCGGTTCTCGGCAGTTTTGTCCGGGTTGGCGGAGACAGTTATCAGGTGGTCGGGGTGGTTCAGAGCGCCGAGGTTGTCGGAGGTGAAGTGCAGTCGCTGGATGAAAATCACGATATCTATGTGCCGATGGCGTCATTTCGTGAGCGCCAGGGTGACGTGTTAGTGAAGCGTAGCATCGGCTCGCGCATTATTGAACGGGTGGAATTGCATCAGGTGCTGGTGCGGATGACCTCTGAGAAAGTGGTGGAAAAAACCGCTTCATCGCTGCAACGAATGGTGGATTATTTTCACAAAAAAGAGGATGTCACCCTGCAAGTGCCTCTGGCCCTGTTGCGTCAGGCGGAAAAAACCCAACGGCGTTTCAATATCGTTTTGGGCGCCATTGCCGGTATCAGTCTGTTGGTTGGAGGAATCGGCATTATGAATATCATGCTCGCCTCGGTTACCGAACGGACTCGAGAGATCGGTATTCGTCGCGCTATTGGTGCGCGGCGGCACCAGATTGTCCTGCAATTTCTGATCGAAACCGTGGTACTGTCGTGCTGTGGTGGTGCTCTGGGGATTGCTCTCGGCCTGTTCCTGCCTTGGATTATTACCCGGCTGACCGGCCTGAGCACCGTGGTCACCTCCACCAGTCTGATTCTATCGTTGTTGATCAGCGTTACCGTGGGTATTGTGTTTGGTCTTTATCCGGCCATCCGTGCCTCCCGACTTGATCCTATTGTTGCGTTGCGCCATGAATGA
- a CDS encoding PAS domain-containing protein — protein sequence MEECYCRNLSSENIEKAYDFCSGDYKACAIFQNVFRAQDVVAAQVAKESCPVIGLFTGSQRVLQLQARQELSLQVLELLESNPSARNMFRDFIYMLRNFCSVNDITLYILDGDNHLHQEIVGCQGDEVTELVVPKKLECICGQILEGDIPDETLNRNDSGVYWTNDRTSLSQDAAQGLNACINTCCPEQREGSLALIPVHYQSRTVGVVRINDPRADLFTRDDIRFLDGVCSALSVIVGRARAERNREYAEMVVDTLLSPIVVVDSRYVFRKVNGQYLRWLGRAEADVHGRKMEEVVGEAAFRQVYLPLLDRAVGGEQVKEKITLDFPDHPAIACSVRCLPHFDAEGSVDAVVVVFHSLE from the coding sequence ATGGAAGAGTGTTACTGCCGCAATCTCAGCAGTGAAAACATCGAAAAGGCGTATGATTTTTGTAGTGGTGATTACAAAGCCTGCGCAATTTTTCAGAATGTGTTTCGCGCTCAGGATGTGGTTGCGGCTCAGGTGGCCAAAGAGTCGTGTCCGGTGATCGGTCTGTTCACCGGCAGTCAGCGCGTACTGCAATTGCAGGCTCGACAAGAGCTGAGTCTTCAGGTGCTTGAACTGCTGGAAAGCAACCCTTCGGCGCGTAACATGTTTCGTGATTTCATTTACATGCTGCGCAACTTCTGTTCGGTTAATGACATCACCTTGTATATCCTTGACGGGGATAATCATTTGCATCAGGAAATTGTTGGTTGTCAGGGCGATGAAGTGACAGAGCTGGTAGTGCCGAAAAAACTTGAATGTATCTGCGGGCAGATTCTTGAAGGGGACATTCCGGACGAGACGCTCAATCGTAATGACTCCGGTGTGTACTGGACCAATGATCGCACTTCGTTGTCTCAAGACGCTGCTCAGGGGCTTAATGCCTGTATTAATACCTGCTGCCCGGAACAAAGAGAGGGCTCGCTGGCACTGATTCCGGTTCACTATCAGAGCCGCACGGTCGGTGTGGTCCGGATCAACGATCCCAGAGCCGATCTGTTTACCCGCGACGATATCCGTTTTCTTGATGGGGTGTGCTCCGCACTGAGTGTGATTGTCGGCCGGGCGCGCGCTGAACGCAACCGTGAATATGCTGAGATGGTTGTCGACACGCTCCTATCGCCCATTGTCGTCGTTGATAGCCGCTATGTGTTCCGCAAGGTCAATGGCCAATACCTGCGCTGGCTCGGCCGGGCTGAGGCCGATGTTCACGGTCGAAAAATGGAGGAGGTTGTTGGCGAAGCGGCCTTCCGTCAGGTGTATCTTCCCTTGTTGGATCGGGCTGTTGGTGGCGAACAGGTGAAAGAGAAGATCACGCTGGATTTCCCTGACCATCCGGCCATTGCCTGTAGTGTGCGTTGTCTGCCCCATTTTGATGCCGAGGGAAGTGTTGATGCGGTCGTTGTCGTGTTCCATTCGCTGGAATAA
- a CDS encoding DUF485 domain-containing protein, whose product MADKTMTLKQRYAEPLSRERARIGRRIFFVYLALYGLFVLAHVAWPQLTRYPVGGVGLGLIACVVLMVATCVAALLFHLWCERLERRARQGGQP is encoded by the coding sequence ATGGCCGATAAAACGATGACACTCAAACAGCGTTATGCAGAGCCTTTGAGCCGGGAACGAGCGCGGATTGGACGGCGGATTTTCTTTGTCTATCTGGCGCTTTATGGTCTGTTTGTTCTGGCCCATGTCGCCTGGCCACAGCTGACGCGCTATCCGGTCGGCGGGGTTGGTCTGGGGCTGATTGCCTGTGTTGTTTTAATGGTGGCAACCTGTGTGGCGGCCTTGCTCTTTCATCTGTGGTGTGAGCGGCTTGAGCGCCGGGCTCGTCAGGGAGGGCAGCCATGA
- a CDS encoding cation acetate symporter — MINTQEPLAVALFLCVVAVGIGLSTQLVRRTTSPSEYFVAGGSIHWAVNGLAFIGDYLSAASFLGVGGLIATVGYDGFLYSIGFLAGWAFALLVVAEPFRRFGRVTFTDVIDARFRSRGVRFTAAVSTLVICLCYLIPQMVGVGTLVTPLLGIPYYLGILLIGTVVTIIVATSGMASTTYVQCLKGIALLTVSSWLAFAVLERGLIELPPSAGEELLVERGQNGYRLPDGRTLEPGWSASGAWQAGFLPIVEADGRRSLWQVDSTNESEAVLIRSHYSVELDDGMMVDGVSPPPPIPVSVGRLAQRSSQCAEPSLNPITFLRCFSNSELYVWNRQTFIEQGQLVTAYRRERQSGGEVLSTGGLFDLPSKNWASRLDFISLMVALLCGTAALPHILIRYYTVGNHSAARKSTVLAIAGICLFYCACLIMSLGAMSGQAVNLLDSNMTIPLLAKTLGTAAFAVVTAVAFAAVLGSVSGLIIAASGAVAHDLMDCFLGITMNSKEKVVVGRMSAFIVGCGAIYFGLIFEGMNVSYLAGLTFALAAAANLPALLMALFWSKTTGRAVVCSMLTGLVGSFVLILISPEMYVRYGRPAADAPFALNNPALVMLPVSLLVLILISKRYPDPRSV; from the coding sequence ATGATTAATACTCAGGAGCCGCTGGCCGTCGCCCTGTTCCTCTGTGTTGTTGCGGTCGGGATTGGTCTGTCAACCCAATTGGTCCGGCGCACCACTTCACCGTCGGAATACTTTGTTGCCGGCGGTTCAATTCATTGGGCGGTCAACGGTCTGGCCTTCATCGGTGACTATCTTTCTGCGGCCTCATTTTTGGGGGTTGGCGGTCTGATTGCCACGGTTGGTTATGATGGCTTCCTCTATTCGATCGGCTTTCTCGCCGGTTGGGCGTTTGCTTTGTTGGTGGTGGCCGAGCCTTTTCGTCGCTTTGGCCGGGTGACGTTTACTGATGTAATTGATGCCCGGTTTCGCTCGCGTGGAGTTCGCTTCACAGCGGCGGTAAGCACTCTGGTGATCTGCCTGTGTTATCTCATTCCACAGATGGTTGGCGTCGGAACCCTGGTAACGCCGTTGCTGGGCATTCCCTACTATCTGGGCATTTTGCTGATCGGAACCGTTGTGACGATCATTGTTGCCACGTCGGGAATGGCTTCGACAACCTATGTTCAATGTCTTAAAGGTATCGCTCTGCTGACGGTTTCTTCGTGGCTGGCTTTTGCCGTTTTGGAGCGCGGCTTGATTGAATTGCCTCCCTCTGCCGGTGAAGAGCTGTTGGTCGAGCGTGGTCAGAATGGCTACCGTCTGCCCGATGGGCGAACCTTGGAGCCGGGCTGGAGCGCTTCCGGGGCTTGGCAGGCTGGTTTTTTGCCAATCGTCGAAGCAGATGGGCGGCGCAGCCTGTGGCAGGTTGATTCGACCAACGAATCTGAAGCTGTTTTGATTCGCAGCCATTATTCTGTTGAGTTGGATGATGGAATGATGGTGGATGGTGTCAGCCCTCCTCCTCCGATTCCAGTTTCCGTCGGTCGCCTGGCGCAACGTTCCAGCCAGTGTGCAGAGCCCTCTTTAAATCCGATTACATTTTTGCGCTGTTTTTCTAACAGTGAGCTGTATGTGTGGAACCGTCAGACCTTTATAGAACAAGGGCAACTGGTGACCGCTTATCGTCGGGAACGTCAATCCGGAGGCGAGGTGTTGAGTACCGGCGGTCTTTTTGATCTGCCGAGTAAGAATTGGGCATCACGGCTTGATTTTATTTCACTGATGGTGGCGTTGCTGTGCGGAACGGCGGCGTTACCGCATATTCTGATTCGTTATTACACTGTCGGTAATCATAGTGCGGCACGTAAATCTACCGTGCTTGCCATTGCCGGTATCTGCCTGTTTTATTGTGCGTGTTTGATTATGAGTCTGGGGGCGATGTCGGGGCAGGCGGTCAATCTTCTTGACAGTAACATGACGATCCCGCTGTTGGCTAAAACACTGGGAACAGCCGCGTTCGCCGTTGTTACGGCCGTGGCTTTTGCTGCCGTGCTCGGCAGCGTCAGCGGCTTGATTATTGCCGCTTCAGGAGCGGTCGCCCACGACCTGATGGATTGCTTTTTGGGTATCACCATGAACTCGAAGGAGAAAGTGGTGGTGGGGCGTATGTCGGCGTTTATTGTCGGCTGCGGTGCAATTTACTTCGGGTTGATCTTTGAGGGGATGAATGTTTCCTATTTGGCCGGTTTGACATTTGCCCTGGCTGCTGCGGCAAATCTGCCGGCGTTGCTTATGGCATTATTCTGGTCTAAAACCACGGGAAGGGCCGTTGTTTGCTCCATGTTAACGGGGCTGGTTGGTTCTTTTGTTCTTATTCTGATCTCTCCGGAGATGTACGTTCGCTATGGCCGCCCTGCAGCTGATGCGCCCTTTGCTCTCAACAATCCGGCCCTGGTGATGCTTCCTGTGTCCCTGCTGGTTCTGATCCTGATTTCCAAGCGCTATCCTGACCCGCGTTCCGTCTGA
- a CDS encoding YgiQ family radical SAM protein, which translates to MNDRRKNDDLTRFIPTSRAEMEARGWQELDVLFVSGDAYVDHPAFGVPLLARWLESLGYRVGIIAQPDWRRADDFLVMGRPRLCVAISSGAMDSMVNHYTAARKKRRDDAYTPGGQSGARPNRAIIAYTAAVKGALKGVPVIIGGIEASLRRLAHYDYWSDQVRRSVLIDSKADLLVYGMGETALATIVRRLDEGEPVSAMSDIRGTAWVTKTSAEDAVCLPDYEEVEQDSAAYAKAFAVSEQMGQKTQTQRHGSRCVVVNPPAAPLEEAPLDALYALPFTRRPHFSYTQSIPAFEQIRWSVTSHRGCQGGCAFCAIARHQGRRVQSRSQSSVVDEVRQLSHEDDFRGTISDVGGPTANMYGITVENSDLCGPCQRTSCLFPNICRNLQVRNGRAARLLRRVREIKGVKHVFVASGVRYDLLEQQSDYLNTLLEHHVGGLLKVAPEALSDPLLKVMRKPAAHAFGRFVEAFRADNRRRGKRRGIVPYLMAGHPGSTLNDMVDTALFLKRYHLRVEQVQEFTPTPGTLATCMYHTGIDPFTGHAVEVCRSEKQRRWQKALLLYHLPASRKAVLEALQACGREQDSAALLGGGRERSFVEPSNRKGPHQERLPRRKKSSRPKRR; encoded by the coding sequence ATGAATGACCGTCGTAAAAATGATGACTTGACCCGCTTCATTCCCACCAGCCGTGCAGAAATGGAGGCTCGGGGCTGGCAGGAGCTCGATGTGCTGTTTGTCAGCGGCGATGCTTATGTTGATCATCCCGCCTTTGGCGTGCCGTTGCTGGCGCGTTGGCTGGAATCGCTGGGCTATCGGGTGGGGATCATCGCGCAACCGGATTGGCGTCGGGCCGATGATTTTCTGGTCATGGGGCGACCGCGGTTGTGTGTTGCCATCTCGTCCGGGGCCATGGATTCCATGGTTAATCACTACACGGCGGCACGTAAAAAGCGTCGAGACGATGCTTACACCCCCGGTGGCCAAAGTGGTGCGCGTCCCAATCGGGCGATTATCGCCTATACGGCTGCGGTTAAAGGCGCGCTCAAAGGGGTGCCGGTGATCATTGGCGGCATTGAAGCCAGTTTGCGTCGCCTGGCCCATTACGATTACTGGAGTGACCAGGTGCGTCGCTCGGTGTTGATTGACAGCAAGGCTGATCTGCTGGTCTACGGGATGGGCGAAACAGCCCTGGCGACCATTGTCCGCCGTCTTGATGAGGGTGAGCCGGTCAGTGCGATGAGCGATATTCGCGGCACCGCCTGGGTGACGAAGACCTCTGCTGAAGATGCCGTGTGTTTGCCCGACTATGAGGAGGTTGAGCAGGACAGTGCTGCCTATGCCAAAGCGTTTGCCGTATCGGAACAGATGGGGCAAAAGACGCAGACTCAAAGACATGGTTCACGCTGTGTCGTGGTAAATCCCCCAGCCGCCCCCCTCGAAGAGGCGCCGTTGGATGCCCTTTATGCCCTGCCTTTCACCCGGCGACCACATTTTTCCTATACCCAATCAATTCCCGCTTTTGAGCAGATTCGCTGGTCGGTGACGAGTCACCGTGGCTGCCAGGGCGGCTGTGCCTTCTGTGCCATTGCCCGTCATCAGGGTCGTCGGGTACAGTCGCGATCGCAAAGCTCTGTTGTTGATGAAGTGCGTCAGCTCAGTCACGAGGACGACTTTCGTGGCACCATCAGCGATGTTGGTGGTCCGACCGCTAATATGTACGGCATAACGGTTGAAAACAGTGATCTGTGCGGCCCGTGCCAACGCACCAGTTGCCTGTTTCCGAATATCTGTCGTAATTTGCAGGTGCGCAATGGCCGGGCGGCACGCCTGTTGCGCCGGGTCCGCGAGATCAAGGGGGTTAAGCACGTGTTTGTTGCCTCCGGTGTGCGTTACGATCTTCTTGAGCAGCAAAGTGATTATCTCAATACCTTGTTGGAGCACCATGTCGGCGGGCTGCTCAAAGTGGCCCCGGAAGCCTTGAGCGATCCCCTGCTTAAAGTGATGCGCAAACCAGCGGCGCACGCGTTTGGTCGCTTTGTTGAGGCTTTTCGCGCTGATAATCGTCGCCGGGGAAAACGGCGTGGCATTGTCCCCTATCTGATGGCCGGTCATCCTGGTTCGACACTCAATGATATGGTTGATACGGCTCTGTTTCTTAAACGGTATCATCTGCGTGTGGAGCAGGTGCAGGAATTTACGCCAACGCCGGGAACGCTGGCCACTTGTATGTATCACACCGGGATCGATCCGTTTACCGGACATGCTGTTGAAGTCTGTCGCTCCGAAAAGCAAAGGCGTTGGCAAAAAGCGTTGTTGCTTTACCATCTTCCGGCCAGTCGCAAAGCGGTCCTCGAAGCCTTGCAGGCCTGCGGTCGTGAACAGGATAGCGCCGCTTTGCTTGGTGGTGGACGCGAACGCTCTTTCGTTGAACCATCGAATCGCAAAGGGCCGCACCAGGAGCGTTTGCCGCGGCGAAAAAAATCATCCCGCCCGAAAAGACGTTGA